A region of the Oncorhynchus clarkii lewisi isolate Uvic-CL-2024 chromosome 29, UVic_Ocla_1.0, whole genome shotgun sequence genome:
TGTGAGAGGACTCGAGTTGTAAAATCTGTCTTTCCTTTCAGGCAAATTGGACGTTCATCGTTTCACTCAACAAAATTACATCAGCATGCAATGAGAAGTAGAAACTAATTTGCCCACCCAAAATCATGAATCCAATACTTAGACAGAGAATCCCTCCATCTGTGCGGAAGTTGTTGACCGACATTGGACCAAGGGGTGAGCACCACTGCAGTGAATGGCCTGACACAGAGCCTGAGACTGTCACTAGAGATGGAATTGAGCTTCCTGCCAGAGGAACCACCAATAGCAGTGAATTTCTGACACCAGCTActgggaaagaggatggagatgCAGACCATACAGATGCCACAACACAAAGCAAAGTGTGTGGGCTGTGCTTATGCAAACTCTCTTACTACACCTGTCCACGATGCAATGTACCTTATTGTGGCCTGGAATGCTACCGGAGTACAAATCATTCTGTGTGCTCAGAGGAATTCTATAAGGAGTCTGTGTTACAGGAGCTGAAAGATATTGGAGAAACAGAGTGTGAGGGGAGGAAGAAGATGCAGGATATTCTGCTAAGGCTGAGACATATGGCAGATggggcagagggagggatggagggtgttTTAAAGACcgtagaggaggagatgggaggtaGTGAGGAGACAAAGGAAAGAGCACAGGTTTTAGACCTCCTCTCCAAGTTAGCAGAGATTCAATCATCTGGGGAAGGGAATGTGGAGGAGATTGAGGAGATTTTAACCAAACTCAAAGAGTTAGGAGACACGGATGAAGAAGCAGGTCAGGTGGTTTCTGCAAATGTTGGAGACGTCGATGAGGGGGTTGAAGACGCCGAGGAGCTAGACTTGGCTGACAGGCTCTTGGGGCTGGATATCGATGCTCTCTCTGAGGAGGCATTGTGGGACCTGTTGAGCAGCCAGGAGAAGGAGAAGTTTAGGAGTCTGGTGAAGGGTGGTGCTGTAGGAGCTCTGGTCCCCCTGTGGAGACCGTGGTGGGAGCAGCACGAGGAGGGGGAGAAAGCTCTGATGGAGGTACTGAAGGAGGAGATGGGTGAGCCAGAAGGAGATGATGcagcagaacagagag
Encoded here:
- the LOC139388727 gene encoding zinc finger HIT domain-containing protein 2, coding for MNPILRQRIPPSVRKLLTDIGPRGEHHCSEWPDTEPETVTRDGIELPARGTTNSSEFLTPATGKEDGDADHTDATTQSKVCGLCLCKLSYYTCPRCNVPYCGLECYRSTNHSVCSEEFYKESVLQELKDIGETECEGRKKMQDILLRLRHMADGAEGGMEGVLKTVEEEMGGSEETKERAQVLDLLSKLAEIQSSGEGNVEEIEEILTKLKELGDTDEEAGQVVSANVGDVDEGVEDAEELDLADRLLGLDIDALSEEALWDLLSSQEKEKFRSLVKGGAVGALVPLWRPWWEQHEEGEKALMEVLKEEMGEPEGDDAAEQRGSRTRETVKTNKEGQGGSLRKEEVAGLSSCEKREAESQIVVIADNEVKDSGKILESVGKSGKEQGQRKCKGKYRKEASKAKGPKSIPGVPPINVKIPPLSSLSSHPSPLVRHGLVDALFGYTFTLRLFNGVIESDVTQEFCQMVLTVSEALSSGRVFSSLQETLEGGEAAILAGGYFDREDPSSPARAVEAVAHILTGRSKQDVVGYSLAALSQLRMVLSQARAALPKEGEEGDMRKKYFLAGKKCEFFQAWVSDNAQEVRRLAAGLWREHRKREDERSALQKEKRRVEESWKKGIGKAKGVLIKEID